A genomic window from Zalophus californianus isolate mZalCal1 chromosome 13, mZalCal1.pri.v2, whole genome shotgun sequence includes:
- the LOC113934177 gene encoding olfactory receptor 1Q1-like translates to MVNTNWTGVSHFVLLGISTHPEEQIPLFLLFLLMYAINISGNFAIITLIIYTPHLHTPMYIFLSNLALADICFTSTTVPKMLQNIFSPTKAISYMGCLTQTYFFICFAAMENFLLAVMAYDRYIAICYPFRYPMILTRTLCSQMVALCHILSHLHALLHTFLMGRLIFCADNKIPHFFCDLYPLMKISCSSPYLNTLMIHTEGVIVINGALAFIIASYAHIISVVLQSPSAKSKWRAFSTCGSHLTVVAIFYGTLTWVYFRPLTSYSVTEGRILTVMYTVVTPMLNPFIYSLRNGDVKGAFRKWIKSFCTAKATMDN, encoded by the exons ATGGTCAATACCAACTGGACCGGTGTATCCCATTTTGTTCTCTTGGGCATTTCTACCCACCCAGAAGAGCAGATtccactcttccttctttttctactGATGTATGCAATCAACATTTCTGGGAACTTTGCCATCATCACACTGATCATCTATACTCCacacctccacacccccatgtacaTCTTCCTCAGTAACTTGGCTTTGGCAGACATCTGCTTCACTTCTACCACAGTCCCCAAGATGCTGCAGAACATTTTCTCTCCTACAAAGGCTATTTCCTACATGGGATGCTTAACCCAgacttatttcttcatttgttttgcagCCATGGAAAACTTCCTTCTGGCTGTGATGGCCTATGACAGATACATCGCCATCTGCTACCCTTTCCGCTACCCTATGATCCTGACCAGAACGCTGTGTTCACAGATGGTGGCTCTGTGCCATATCCTCTCCCATCTTCATGCCCTGCTGCACACCTTTCTCATGGGCCGATTGATCTTCTGTGCAGATAACAAGATCCCCCATTTCTTCTGTGACCTCTACCCTCTGATGAAGATTTCCTGCTCCAGCCCCTACCTCAACACCCTGATGATTCACACAGAGGGTGTTATTGTCATCAATGGTGCTCTGGCCTTCATCATTGCCTCCTATGCCCACATCATCTCAGTGGTCCTCCAGAGCCCCTCAGCCAAGAGCAAGTGGAGAGCCTTTTCTACCTGTGGCTCCCACCTCACTGTGGTGGCTATCTTCTATGGCACACTCACATGGGTCTACTTCAGGCCCCTTACCAGCTATTCAGTGACTGAGGGTCGCATCCTGACAGTCATGTACACGGTGGTAACCCCCATGCTGAACCCCTTCATTTACAGCCTGAGGAATGGGGATGTCAAGGGAGCCTTCAGAAAATGG ataaaaagcttctgcacagcaaaggcaaca ATGGATAACTGA